The following are from one region of the Phormidium sp. PBR-2020 genome:
- the cobD gene encoding cobalamin biosynthesis protein CobD: MMAILLNDGAIALLIFLGALLLDYLLGDPWHWLHPVQVMGWVISAYTETALRLTQSPRWLRWLGVGLTLLMVLGSGGLAWGMIALGGWIHPGVGAAIAIILFASCLAGRSLRRAAEDVLTPILNGDVPAARQRLQNYVGRDTDHLTESEILRAILETVAENTVDGVTAPLFYGLVGSIVSPGGAAVVALAYKSVSTLDSMVGYKRPPYIDIGWCSARTEDVLTWLPCRLTVLTIALLSGHPHHLWGQCRQQARLDPSPNSGWSECAYALALGVELGGTNRYQGVVTEKPRLGKPDRPITASVVQEALGLTRRLLVWGSLVGVWWIWGRYRFG; encoded by the coding sequence ATGATGGCGATTCTTCTCAATGATGGGGCGATCGCCCTGCTGATTTTCCTAGGGGCCCTCCTCCTCGACTATCTCCTCGGAGATCCTTGGCATTGGTTGCATCCGGTGCAAGTCATGGGTTGGGTCATTTCTGCTTATACCGAGACGGCCTTGCGTCTGACTCAATCCCCTCGATGGTTGCGATGGCTGGGGGTGGGGTTAACCCTGCTGATGGTCCTCGGGAGTGGGGGGCTGGCTTGGGGAATGATTGCCCTGGGGGGCTGGATTCATCCGGGAGTTGGGGCGGCGATCGCCATCATTCTGTTCGCTTCCTGTTTAGCCGGGCGCAGTTTACGGCGGGCCGCTGAAGATGTCTTAACGCCAATTCTCAATGGAGATGTTCCGGCCGCCCGGCAACGGTTACAAAACTATGTGGGACGGGATACAGACCACCTCACGGAGTCAGAAATTTTACGGGCGATTTTGGAGACGGTAGCAGAAAATACGGTGGATGGGGTAACCGCTCCGTTATTCTACGGACTTGTTGGGTCAATCGTATCTCCAGGGGGCGCGGCAGTGGTCGCTCTTGCCTACAAATCCGTTAGCACCCTGGATTCCATGGTTGGCTATAAACGCCCTCCCTACATCGATATCGGCTGGTGCAGCGCGCGCACCGAGGATGTTTTAACCTGGCTTCCCTGTCGTTTAACAGTTTTGACCATCGCCCTGCTGTCGGGCCATCCCCATCATCTCTGGGGACAATGCCGCCAGCAAGCCCGACTCGATCCTAGCCCCAACTCCGGTTGGAGTGAATGTGCCTATGCCTTGGCCTTGGGAGTCGAGTTGGGCGGAACGAATCGTTATCAGGGGGTGGTGACTGAGAAACCCCGTTTAGGCAAACCTGACCGACCGATTACAGCCTCAGTGGTTCAGGAGGCCTTGGGGTTAACCCGTCGTCTACTAGTCTGGGGGTCCCTCGTCGGAGTATGGTGGATCTGGGGACGTTACCGCTTCGGCTAG
- a CDS encoding molybdopterin molybdotransferase MoeA, whose translation MLSVADAERVILAAVHPLTEVEGVHLPDATGRILAQTVRSQLDFPHWDNSAMDGYAVRFEDVADSSRDHPRGLQVIEEIAAGQPPQNTLEPGQAARIFTGAMVPPGADTIVMQENTRREGDRLEVLEPPKALGEFVRHRGRFYQAGTPLLNPGIRLRAAEIAVLAAAQCNLIKVIRKPRVAILSTGSELVAPDQPLKPGQIVDSNQYALAAFLQQLGIEALRLGIVADDPQVLRQNIREALQWGDVVLSTGGVSVGDYDYIEGILQELGGELLVQSVAIKPGKPLTMARFPKLRSLYFGLPGNPVSALVTAWRFVQPALLKLSGLSQGWQPQFVEATTELALPAAPSRETYIWGQVTIRDGHFYFNCAGGSFSSGNLVNLAQTTACAVIPVGSSAISAGDKVSLLLLSA comes from the coding sequence ATGTTGTCTGTTGCTGACGCTGAACGTGTAATTTTGGCTGCTGTTCATCCCTTAACGGAGGTTGAGGGCGTTCATCTCCCCGATGCAACGGGGCGCATTTTGGCCCAAACCGTGAGGAGTCAACTGGACTTTCCCCATTGGGATAATTCCGCTATGGACGGCTATGCGGTGCGGTTTGAGGATGTGGCGGACAGTTCCCGAGACCATCCCCGAGGGTTACAGGTGATTGAAGAGATTGCGGCGGGACAGCCTCCCCAGAACACCCTAGAACCTGGACAAGCGGCTCGCATTTTTACCGGGGCCATGGTTCCTCCAGGGGCGGATACCATTGTCATGCAGGAGAATACACGACGGGAGGGCGATCGCCTTGAGGTGTTAGAACCGCCCAAAGCGTTGGGGGAATTTGTCCGTCATCGCGGCCGCTTTTACCAAGCCGGAACCCCTCTTCTTAATCCGGGGATTCGTCTGCGAGCGGCGGAGATTGCGGTGTTGGCAGCGGCTCAATGTAATCTGATTAAGGTAATTCGTAAACCTCGTGTGGCGATTCTCTCAACGGGGAGTGAGTTGGTGGCTCCGGATCAGCCTCTGAAACCGGGACAAATTGTGGATTCAAATCAATATGCTTTGGCGGCGTTTTTGCAGCAGTTGGGGATTGAGGCGTTACGGTTGGGGATTGTGGCCGATGATCCCCAGGTGCTGCGTCAGAACATCCGGGAAGCTCTGCAATGGGGGGATGTGGTGCTGTCGACGGGAGGCGTTTCGGTGGGAGATTATGACTATATTGAGGGGATTTTACAGGAGTTGGGGGGCGAATTGTTGGTGCAGTCGGTGGCGATTAAACCGGGAAAACCTTTGACGATGGCTCGTTTTCCCAAGTTGCGATCGCTCTATTTTGGCCTACCAGGAAATCCCGTGTCGGCGTTAGTGACGGCTTGGCGATTTGTTCAACCGGCTCTGCTGAAACTCTCAGGATTAAGTCAAGGCTGGCAACCCCAATTTGTAGAAGCAACAACGGAGTTGGCGTTACCGGCTGCCCCGAGTCGAGAAACCTATATTTGGGGACAGGTGACAATTCGGGATGGGCATTTCTACTTTAATTGTGCTGGAGGAAGTTTTAGTTCAGGAAATTTGGTGAATTTAGCTCAAACGACTGCCTGTGCGGTGATTCCGGTGGGGAGTTCTGCCATTTCGGCGGGAGACAAGGTGTCTTTGCTGCTGTTGAGTGCCTGA
- a CDS encoding CHAD domain-containing protein, producing the protein MTSSTPTFGDRAHQAISTHVEHILKHEEDVLGDRDPEALHQMRVGMRRLRSDTVGFAAAVILPKPAQNRKIGKMARTLGVLRDIDVMQQLLQEQFLPNSPKKERDRLQPALKTLAKRRKTARKDTEKLLQGKAYNKFKGAIQEWLQHPQYSPYADLPIQDVLADILLPSISGLLLEPGWWVGVSKPTASSPDANAKSSTSIEAAQLTQEEVETLLLSQGQHLHNLRKQTKRVRYLMYLFADLYSPTYQAYLSDMKDLQEVLGNLQDSYVMGEFLSEALNQDFSKIAPNLAQQLQQRRYQAWLQWHSLQCRYLSAPIRQVFRSEVVNGYQG; encoded by the coding sequence ATGACTTCTTCAACTCCCACCTTTGGCGATCGCGCCCACCAAGCGATCAGTACCCATGTCGAGCATATCCTGAAGCATGAGGAGGATGTATTGGGCGATCGCGATCCTGAAGCCCTGCATCAGATGCGTGTGGGAATGCGACGTTTACGCAGTGATACCGTGGGATTCGCCGCCGCCGTTATCCTCCCCAAACCGGCCCAGAATCGTAAAATTGGCAAGATGGCCCGAACCCTAGGGGTATTACGGGACATTGATGTGATGCAACAGCTTCTCCAGGAGCAGTTCTTACCCAACAGTCCCAAAAAAGAACGCGATCGCCTGCAACCGGCCCTCAAAACTCTCGCCAAACGCCGCAAAACTGCCCGCAAAGATACAGAAAAACTCCTTCAGGGCAAAGCCTACAACAAATTCAAAGGGGCGATTCAGGAATGGTTACAACATCCTCAATACAGCCCCTACGCCGATCTACCGATTCAGGATGTCTTAGCGGATATTCTCCTACCGAGTATCAGCGGCCTGCTGCTCGAACCCGGTTGGTGGGTTGGAGTCTCCAAGCCAACGGCGTCATCCCCCGACGCTAACGCCAAGTCCTCCACCTCTATCGAGGCGGCCCAGCTCACTCAAGAGGAGGTCGAAACCCTGCTTCTGAGTCAGGGACAACATCTCCATAACCTGCGTAAACAAACCAAGCGAGTTCGTTATCTGATGTATCTCTTTGCCGATCTCTATAGCCCTACCTATCAGGCCTATTTGTCGGATATGAAAGACTTACAAGAGGTGTTAGGCAATCTGCAAGATAGCTATGTTATGGGGGAATTTCTCAGCGAGGCGTTAAACCAAGACTTTAGTAAAATCGCCCCAAATTTAGCCCAACAACTTCAACAGAGGCGCTATCAGGCTTGGTTACAGTGGCACAGTCTACAATGTCGCTATCTGTCTGCCCCCATCCGCCAAGTCTTCCGTTCAGAAGTCGTCAACGGCTACCAAGGTTGA
- a CDS encoding HAD-IA family hydrolase — MVLTAILFDLDGTLVNTDILHFAIWQELLLEQGITIDRPFYDQFMVGHRNEAIVRDVLSHLPFEVGMELARRKEALFRERGTQMQRLAGLDRLLDWLSQQELATAVVTNAPRENAEMMLTALGLGDRFDRVIISEELPQGKPHPLPYQTALQQLGRESGEAIAFEDTPLGICSAVGAGVTTIGMATTHDPRILEEAGAKFAIEDFTQERLWNWLPQLSVSA, encoded by the coding sequence TTGGTACTCACTGCGATTCTATTTGATCTCGATGGAACCCTTGTTAATACTGATATTTTGCATTTCGCCATTTGGCAAGAACTTCTCCTGGAGCAGGGGATAACCATCGATCGCCCCTTCTATGACCAGTTTATGGTGGGCCATCGCAATGAGGCGATTGTACGAGATGTGTTGTCCCATCTGCCCTTCGAGGTAGGCATGGAACTGGCCAGGCGTAAGGAAGCCTTATTCCGGGAACGGGGAACTCAGATGCAACGGTTGGCGGGGTTGGATCGGCTCCTGGATTGGCTCTCGCAGCAGGAGTTAGCCACGGCGGTTGTCACCAATGCCCCCCGAGAGAACGCTGAGATGATGCTGACGGCCTTGGGGTTGGGCGATCGCTTTGATCGGGTCATTATCAGCGAGGAGTTGCCCCAGGGAAAACCCCATCCCTTGCCCTATCAAACGGCGTTACAGCAGTTGGGCCGAGAGTCTGGGGAGGCGATCGCCTTTGAGGATACTCCCCTGGGAATTTGCAGTGCAGTGGGGGCCGGAGTCACCACCATCGGTATGGCCACCACCCATGATCCCCGCATTTTAGAGGAGGCGGGGGCTAAGTTTGCCATTGAGGATTTCACCCAGGAGCGTCTCTGGAACTGGTTACCCCAGTTGAGCGTGTCGGCGTGA